A single window of Nyctibius grandis isolate bNycGra1 chromosome Z, bNycGra1.pri, whole genome shotgun sequence DNA harbors:
- the CHST12 gene encoding carbohydrate sulfotransferase 12: MTKARLLRLSVVLVSIFMILLIIVYWDNVGTAHFYLHTSFSRPHSPGAIPGITAGEDWEALPDVDDFLAKLLSSSLKQNSSVPRKTEQLLVQGSSKPVVSNLEENVRGYDWSTHNDRNSLDQEKLQIERQRTLREFCANSSFTFPTKERSFDDIPNYELNHLIVDDRHGIIYCYVPKVACTNWKRVMIVLSESLLDQGVPYRNPLDIPREHVHNTSTHLTFNKFWRRYGKFSRHLMKIKLKKYTKFLFVRDPFVRLISAFRSKFELENDEFYRRFAIPMLKLYSNHTNLPTSVSEAFGAGLKVSFSDFIQYLLDPRTEKMAPFNEHWRQVYRLCHPCQIDYDFIGKLETLDEDAAYLLQLLKVDRLLRFPPSYRNRTASSWEENWFAKIPLAWRQQLYKLYEADFVLFGYPKPENLLKD, translated from the coding sequence ATGACCAAAGCACGGCTCCTCCGTCTCTCTGTGGTGCTGGTCTCCATCTTCATGATCCTCCTGATCATTGTGTACTGGGACAACGTGGGAACAGCTCACTTCTACCTGCATACATCCTTCTCCAGGCCTCATTCTCCAGGAGCCATCCCTGGTATCACGGCGGGTGAAGACTGGGAAGCCTTGCCAGATGTGGATGACTTTTTGGCAAAGCTGCTTAGTTCAAGCCTGAAACAGAATAGCTCTGTCCCCCGAAAGACAGAGCAGCTGCTTGTCCAGGGCTCCAGCAAGCCTGTGGTGAGCAATTTGGAGGAGAACGTGCGGGGCTATGACTGGTCTACACACAATGACAGAAACAGCTTGGACCAAGAGAAACTGCAGATAGAGAGGCAGAGAACGTTGCGGGAGTTTTGTGCCAATTCCAGCTTCACCTTCCCCACCAAGGAGCGCTCCTTTGATGACATCCCAAACTACGAGCTCAACCACCTGATCGTGGATGACCGCCACGGCATCATCTACTGTTATGTCCCCAAGGTGGCCTGCACCAACTGGAAACGGGTGATGATTGTGCTAAGTGAGAGCCTGCTGGACCAGGGGGTCCCATACCGGAACCCTCTGGATATCCCCCGGGAACACGTCCACAACACCAGCACCCACTTGACGTTCAACAAATTCTGGCGCCGTTATGGGAAGTTCTCCCGACACCTCATGAAGATCAAGCTGAAGAAGTACACCAAGTTCCTCTTTGTACGAGACCCTTTTGTCCGCCTCATCTCTGCCTTTCGCAGCAAATTTGAGCTGGAGAATGACGAGTTCTACCGGCGTTTTGCCATCCCCATGCTAAAGCTGTACTCCAACCATACCAACCTTCCCACCTCTGTTAGTGAGGCCTTCGGGGCAGGCCTCAAAGTCTCCTTTTCTGACTTTATCCAGTACTTACTGGATCCCAGGACAGAGAAAATGGCCCCCTTCAATGAGCACTGGAGGCAGGTTTACCGTCTGTGCCATCCGTGCCAGATAGACTACGATTTCATCGGCAAGCTGGAGACGCTGGATGAGGATGCTGCTTATCTATTGCAGCTCCTCAAAGTGGACAGGCTGCTTCGCTTCCCTCCCAGCTACCGGAACAGGactgccagcagctgggaagagaaCTGGTTTGCCAAAATCCCACTGGCTTGGAGGCAGCAGCTCTACAAGCTTTATGAAGCAGATTTTGTACTCTTTGGCTACCCCAAGCCAGAAAACTTGCTTAAAGACTAA